A genomic window from Daphnia carinata strain CSIRO-1 chromosome 9, CSIRO_AGI_Dcar_HiC_V3, whole genome shotgun sequence includes:
- the LOC130688240 gene encoding probable aminoacyl tRNA synthase complex-interacting multifunctional protein 2 isoform X2 — MYKLQPLFKSVGETPHPSCVYKMKKISDHFNNKVTDGTDCNTEDNATSNNCEVEQLEKRWTEITSRLQRLQSELAAIKTGSSSGLSSFIDAGPAPPLTVKALAVQQDLLVLRISSLMTSLFELKSRLAVMDDPQSVSSTTVLQLQQRSLLERIRELNEEIRSISSALNSSNIQGQVPSTSQCLAGQIDVVGPGERSFQDLVIHASPSNPPHSLPLLRERMEKLGVSVYARTHVHSAVAGNKLLNDTLKSFISSDSRLERSQARMAITLIWIKGDGEEPSLIVSPSSQAAAINGEANIVRYLARYVPGLLDYEDQPLKATQIDQFLDLTESTAPLGCRGSKRDRAATLQSLDNTLSSRKSLEESSNEVGLVDFVVYSALVNSCTEKDIGKNIRAWMDRCRSTVKQATAPSNSKRSILENYLTELGIAFRTLEHPAVFTVAAMMEHISHLAGFHAKNLLVKDKKTGKLYLITARHDAAIQLSQVSKMIGAKELRFADVETLEATLGVQQGSVTPFALLNDAQQQLVTFVLDGQLWDETNGKDSYLNFHPLTNEATTSITVAGFKTFLKATGHDPIIIQV, encoded by the exons ATGTACAAGCTGCAACCATTATTTAAGTCAGTAGGAGAAACCCCGCATCCTAGCTGTGTGtacaaaatgaagaaaatcagTGACCATTTCAATAATAAAGTAACTGATGGAACGGACTGTAACACAGAGGATAACGCAACATCAAACAAC TGTGAGGTGGAACAGCTGGAAAAACGTTGGACAGAAATCACATCTAGACTTCAAAGACTTCAATCTGAACTTGCTGCGATAAAAACTGGCTCTTCGTCTGGCTTGTCATCCTTTATTGATGCAGGG CCTGCTCCACCACTGACTGTCAAGGCACTGGCAGTCCAACAGGATTTGCTGGTCCTTCGTATTTCTTCCCTCATGACTTCACTCTTTGAGCTCAAGTCAAGGCTGGCGGTGATGGATGACCCtcag AGTGTTTCCAGTACCACTGTTCTGCAACTGCAGCAAAGGTCCCTTTTGGAACGTATAAGAGAACTCAATGAAGAAATAAGAAGCATTAGTTCTGCGTTGAACAGTAGTAACATTCAAGGCCAAGTACCTAGCACTTCACAATGCTTAGCTGGGCAGATAGATGTTGTAGGACcaggg GAACGAAGTTTTCAAGATTTGGTTATACATGCCAGCCCCTCTAATCCTCCGCATTCACTGCCATTATTGAGGGAACGCATGGAAAAGCTCGGTGTGTCAGTGTACGCAAGAACGCACGTCCATTCTGCAGTTGCCGGAAACAAGTTGTTGAACGATACTCTCAAATCCTTCATCAGTTCTGATTCACGACTGGAACGGTCTCAAGCTCGCATGGCCATTACACTTATCTGGATTAAAG GCGATGGTGAAGAACCGTCCCTGATAGTCTCACCATCATCTCAGGCTGCAGCTATCAACGGAGAAGCCAATATCGTCCGATATTTGGCTAGATATGTGCCTGGATTATTGGATTACGAAGATCAACCATTAAAGGCTACCCAAATTGATCAGTTCCTTGACTTGACCGAAAGCACCGCACCTCTCGGATGCCGGGGATCGAAACGTGATCGAGCAGCCACTTTGCAATCACTGGACAATACTCTATCCAGCCGAAAATCACTGGAGGAAAGTAGCAACGAGGTCGGACTCGTAGACTTTGTAGTCTATTCAGCTTTAGTGAATTCCTGCACAGAAAAAGACATTGGCAAAAACATCCGCGCCTGGATGGATCGCTGCCGATCGACTGTCAAGCAGGcg ACCGCACCGTCAAACAGCAAGCGCAGTATTCTGGAGAATTATCTAACGGAGCTTGGCATCGCATTTCGGACCCTGGAGCATCCGGCCGTCTTCACTGTGGCAGCTATGATGGAGCATATCTCGCATTTAGCTGGCTTTCACGCTAAAAACCTGTTGGTGAAGGACAAGAAAACGGGCAAGCTCTACCTGATCACGGCCCGTCACGACGCTGCTATCCAGCTGAGCCAAGTTTCCAAAATGATTGGAGCCAAAGAGCTGCGATTTGCTGACGTCGAGACGCTCGAAGCTACCCTGGGTGTGCAGCAAGGATCGGTGACGCCTTTCGCGCTATTAAATGACGCCCAACAACAACTCGTTACGTTCGTGCTAGACGGCCAGCTTTGGGATGAGACGAACGGCAAGGATTCTTATTTGAACTTTCACCCACTGACCAACGAGGCCACGACCAGCATCACCGTCGCTGGATTTAAAACCTTTTTGAAGGCAACCGGACACGACCCGATCATCATCCAAGTCTGA
- the LOC130688240 gene encoding probable aminoacyl tRNA synthase complex-interacting multifunctional protein 2 isoform X4, which produces MYKLQPLFKSVGETPHPSCVYKMKKISDHFNNKVTDGTDCNTEDNATSNNCEVEQLEKRWTEITSRLQRLQSELAAIKTGSSSGLSSFIDAGERSFQDLVIHASPSNPPHSLPLLRERMEKLGVSVYARTHVHSAVAGNKLLNDTLKSFISSDSRLERSQARMAITLIWIKAGDGEEPSLIVSPSSQAAAINGEANIVRYLARYVPGLLDYEDQPLKATQIDQFLDLTESTAPLGCRGSKRDRAATLQSLDNTLSSRKSLEESSNEVGLVDFVVYSALVNSCTEKDIGKNIRAWMDRCRSTVKQATAPSNSKRSILENYLTELGIAFRTLEHPAVFTVAAMMEHISHLAGFHAKNLLVKDKKTGKLYLITARHDAAIQLSQVSKMIGAKELRFADVETLEATLGVQQGSVTPFALLNDAQQQLVTFVLDGQLWDETNGKDSYLNFHPLTNEATTSITVAGFKTFLKATGHDPIIIQV; this is translated from the exons ATGTACAAGCTGCAACCATTATTTAAGTCAGTAGGAGAAACCCCGCATCCTAGCTGTGTGtacaaaatgaagaaaatcagTGACCATTTCAATAATAAAGTAACTGATGGAACGGACTGTAACACAGAGGATAACGCAACATCAAACAAC TGTGAGGTGGAACAGCTGGAAAAACGTTGGACAGAAATCACATCTAGACTTCAAAGACTTCAATCTGAACTTGCTGCGATAAAAACTGGCTCTTCGTCTGGCTTGTCATCCTTTATTGATGCAGGG GAACGAAGTTTTCAAGATTTGGTTATACATGCCAGCCCCTCTAATCCTCCGCATTCACTGCCATTATTGAGGGAACGCATGGAAAAGCTCGGTGTGTCAGTGTACGCAAGAACGCACGTCCATTCTGCAGTTGCCGGAAACAAGTTGTTGAACGATACTCTCAAATCCTTCATCAGTTCTGATTCACGACTGGAACGGTCTCAAGCTCGCATGGCCATTACACTTATCTGGATTAAAG CAGGCGATGGTGAAGAACCGTCCCTGATAGTCTCACCATCATCTCAGGCTGCAGCTATCAACGGAGAAGCCAATATCGTCCGATATTTGGCTAGATATGTGCCTGGATTATTGGATTACGAAGATCAACCATTAAAGGCTACCCAAATTGATCAGTTCCTTGACTTGACCGAAAGCACCGCACCTCTCGGATGCCGGGGATCGAAACGTGATCGAGCAGCCACTTTGCAATCACTGGACAATACTCTATCCAGCCGAAAATCACTGGAGGAAAGTAGCAACGAGGTCGGACTCGTAGACTTTGTAGTCTATTCAGCTTTAGTGAATTCCTGCACAGAAAAAGACATTGGCAAAAACATCCGCGCCTGGATGGATCGCTGCCGATCGACTGTCAAGCAGGcg ACCGCACCGTCAAACAGCAAGCGCAGTATTCTGGAGAATTATCTAACGGAGCTTGGCATCGCATTTCGGACCCTGGAGCATCCGGCCGTCTTCACTGTGGCAGCTATGATGGAGCATATCTCGCATTTAGCTGGCTTTCACGCTAAAAACCTGTTGGTGAAGGACAAGAAAACGGGCAAGCTCTACCTGATCACGGCCCGTCACGACGCTGCTATCCAGCTGAGCCAAGTTTCCAAAATGATTGGAGCCAAAGAGCTGCGATTTGCTGACGTCGAGACGCTCGAAGCTACCCTGGGTGTGCAGCAAGGATCGGTGACGCCTTTCGCGCTATTAAATGACGCCCAACAACAACTCGTTACGTTCGTGCTAGACGGCCAGCTTTGGGATGAGACGAACGGCAAGGATTCTTATTTGAACTTTCACCCACTGACCAACGAGGCCACGACCAGCATCACCGTCGCTGGATTTAAAACCTTTTTGAAGGCAACCGGACACGACCCGATCATCATCCAAGTCTGA
- the LOC130688240 gene encoding probable aminoacyl tRNA synthase complex-interacting multifunctional protein 2 isoform X1 gives MYKLQPLFKSVGETPHPSCVYKMKKISDHFNNKVTDGTDCNTEDNATSNNCEVEQLEKRWTEITSRLQRLQSELAAIKTGSSSGLSSFIDAGPAPPLTVKALAVQQDLLVLRISSLMTSLFELKSRLAVMDDPQSVSSTTVLQLQQRSLLERIRELNEEIRSISSALNSSNIQGQVPSTSQCLAGQIDVVGPGERSFQDLVIHASPSNPPHSLPLLRERMEKLGVSVYARTHVHSAVAGNKLLNDTLKSFISSDSRLERSQARMAITLIWIKAGDGEEPSLIVSPSSQAAAINGEANIVRYLARYVPGLLDYEDQPLKATQIDQFLDLTESTAPLGCRGSKRDRAATLQSLDNTLSSRKSLEESSNEVGLVDFVVYSALVNSCTEKDIGKNIRAWMDRCRSTVKQATAPSNSKRSILENYLTELGIAFRTLEHPAVFTVAAMMEHISHLAGFHAKNLLVKDKKTGKLYLITARHDAAIQLSQVSKMIGAKELRFADVETLEATLGVQQGSVTPFALLNDAQQQLVTFVLDGQLWDETNGKDSYLNFHPLTNEATTSITVAGFKTFLKATGHDPIIIQV, from the exons ATGTACAAGCTGCAACCATTATTTAAGTCAGTAGGAGAAACCCCGCATCCTAGCTGTGTGtacaaaatgaagaaaatcagTGACCATTTCAATAATAAAGTAACTGATGGAACGGACTGTAACACAGAGGATAACGCAACATCAAACAAC TGTGAGGTGGAACAGCTGGAAAAACGTTGGACAGAAATCACATCTAGACTTCAAAGACTTCAATCTGAACTTGCTGCGATAAAAACTGGCTCTTCGTCTGGCTTGTCATCCTTTATTGATGCAGGG CCTGCTCCACCACTGACTGTCAAGGCACTGGCAGTCCAACAGGATTTGCTGGTCCTTCGTATTTCTTCCCTCATGACTTCACTCTTTGAGCTCAAGTCAAGGCTGGCGGTGATGGATGACCCtcag AGTGTTTCCAGTACCACTGTTCTGCAACTGCAGCAAAGGTCCCTTTTGGAACGTATAAGAGAACTCAATGAAGAAATAAGAAGCATTAGTTCTGCGTTGAACAGTAGTAACATTCAAGGCCAAGTACCTAGCACTTCACAATGCTTAGCTGGGCAGATAGATGTTGTAGGACcaggg GAACGAAGTTTTCAAGATTTGGTTATACATGCCAGCCCCTCTAATCCTCCGCATTCACTGCCATTATTGAGGGAACGCATGGAAAAGCTCGGTGTGTCAGTGTACGCAAGAACGCACGTCCATTCTGCAGTTGCCGGAAACAAGTTGTTGAACGATACTCTCAAATCCTTCATCAGTTCTGATTCACGACTGGAACGGTCTCAAGCTCGCATGGCCATTACACTTATCTGGATTAAAG CAGGCGATGGTGAAGAACCGTCCCTGATAGTCTCACCATCATCTCAGGCTGCAGCTATCAACGGAGAAGCCAATATCGTCCGATATTTGGCTAGATATGTGCCTGGATTATTGGATTACGAAGATCAACCATTAAAGGCTACCCAAATTGATCAGTTCCTTGACTTGACCGAAAGCACCGCACCTCTCGGATGCCGGGGATCGAAACGTGATCGAGCAGCCACTTTGCAATCACTGGACAATACTCTATCCAGCCGAAAATCACTGGAGGAAAGTAGCAACGAGGTCGGACTCGTAGACTTTGTAGTCTATTCAGCTTTAGTGAATTCCTGCACAGAAAAAGACATTGGCAAAAACATCCGCGCCTGGATGGATCGCTGCCGATCGACTGTCAAGCAGGcg ACCGCACCGTCAAACAGCAAGCGCAGTATTCTGGAGAATTATCTAACGGAGCTTGGCATCGCATTTCGGACCCTGGAGCATCCGGCCGTCTTCACTGTGGCAGCTATGATGGAGCATATCTCGCATTTAGCTGGCTTTCACGCTAAAAACCTGTTGGTGAAGGACAAGAAAACGGGCAAGCTCTACCTGATCACGGCCCGTCACGACGCTGCTATCCAGCTGAGCCAAGTTTCCAAAATGATTGGAGCCAAAGAGCTGCGATTTGCTGACGTCGAGACGCTCGAAGCTACCCTGGGTGTGCAGCAAGGATCGGTGACGCCTTTCGCGCTATTAAATGACGCCCAACAACAACTCGTTACGTTCGTGCTAGACGGCCAGCTTTGGGATGAGACGAACGGCAAGGATTCTTATTTGAACTTTCACCCACTGACCAACGAGGCCACGACCAGCATCACCGTCGCTGGATTTAAAACCTTTTTGAAGGCAACCGGACACGACCCGATCATCATCCAAGTCTGA
- the LOC130688240 gene encoding probable aminoacyl tRNA synthase complex-interacting multifunctional protein 2 isoform X3, with the protein MYKLQPLFKSVGETPHPSCVYKMKKISDHFNNKVTDGTDCNTEDNATSNNCEVEQLEKRWTEITSRLQRLQSELAAIKTGSSSGLSSFIDAGPAPPLTVKALAVQQDLLVLRISSLMTSLFELKSRLAVMDDPQERSFQDLVIHASPSNPPHSLPLLRERMEKLGVSVYARTHVHSAVAGNKLLNDTLKSFISSDSRLERSQARMAITLIWIKAGDGEEPSLIVSPSSQAAAINGEANIVRYLARYVPGLLDYEDQPLKATQIDQFLDLTESTAPLGCRGSKRDRAATLQSLDNTLSSRKSLEESSNEVGLVDFVVYSALVNSCTEKDIGKNIRAWMDRCRSTVKQATAPSNSKRSILENYLTELGIAFRTLEHPAVFTVAAMMEHISHLAGFHAKNLLVKDKKTGKLYLITARHDAAIQLSQVSKMIGAKELRFADVETLEATLGVQQGSVTPFALLNDAQQQLVTFVLDGQLWDETNGKDSYLNFHPLTNEATTSITVAGFKTFLKATGHDPIIIQV; encoded by the exons ATGTACAAGCTGCAACCATTATTTAAGTCAGTAGGAGAAACCCCGCATCCTAGCTGTGTGtacaaaatgaagaaaatcagTGACCATTTCAATAATAAAGTAACTGATGGAACGGACTGTAACACAGAGGATAACGCAACATCAAACAAC TGTGAGGTGGAACAGCTGGAAAAACGTTGGACAGAAATCACATCTAGACTTCAAAGACTTCAATCTGAACTTGCTGCGATAAAAACTGGCTCTTCGTCTGGCTTGTCATCCTTTATTGATGCAGGG CCTGCTCCACCACTGACTGTCAAGGCACTGGCAGTCCAACAGGATTTGCTGGTCCTTCGTATTTCTTCCCTCATGACTTCACTCTTTGAGCTCAAGTCAAGGCTGGCGGTGATGGATGACCCtcag GAACGAAGTTTTCAAGATTTGGTTATACATGCCAGCCCCTCTAATCCTCCGCATTCACTGCCATTATTGAGGGAACGCATGGAAAAGCTCGGTGTGTCAGTGTACGCAAGAACGCACGTCCATTCTGCAGTTGCCGGAAACAAGTTGTTGAACGATACTCTCAAATCCTTCATCAGTTCTGATTCACGACTGGAACGGTCTCAAGCTCGCATGGCCATTACACTTATCTGGATTAAAG CAGGCGATGGTGAAGAACCGTCCCTGATAGTCTCACCATCATCTCAGGCTGCAGCTATCAACGGAGAAGCCAATATCGTCCGATATTTGGCTAGATATGTGCCTGGATTATTGGATTACGAAGATCAACCATTAAAGGCTACCCAAATTGATCAGTTCCTTGACTTGACCGAAAGCACCGCACCTCTCGGATGCCGGGGATCGAAACGTGATCGAGCAGCCACTTTGCAATCACTGGACAATACTCTATCCAGCCGAAAATCACTGGAGGAAAGTAGCAACGAGGTCGGACTCGTAGACTTTGTAGTCTATTCAGCTTTAGTGAATTCCTGCACAGAAAAAGACATTGGCAAAAACATCCGCGCCTGGATGGATCGCTGCCGATCGACTGTCAAGCAGGcg ACCGCACCGTCAAACAGCAAGCGCAGTATTCTGGAGAATTATCTAACGGAGCTTGGCATCGCATTTCGGACCCTGGAGCATCCGGCCGTCTTCACTGTGGCAGCTATGATGGAGCATATCTCGCATTTAGCTGGCTTTCACGCTAAAAACCTGTTGGTGAAGGACAAGAAAACGGGCAAGCTCTACCTGATCACGGCCCGTCACGACGCTGCTATCCAGCTGAGCCAAGTTTCCAAAATGATTGGAGCCAAAGAGCTGCGATTTGCTGACGTCGAGACGCTCGAAGCTACCCTGGGTGTGCAGCAAGGATCGGTGACGCCTTTCGCGCTATTAAATGACGCCCAACAACAACTCGTTACGTTCGTGCTAGACGGCCAGCTTTGGGATGAGACGAACGGCAAGGATTCTTATTTGAACTTTCACCCACTGACCAACGAGGCCACGACCAGCATCACCGTCGCTGGATTTAAAACCTTTTTGAAGGCAACCGGACACGACCCGATCATCATCCAAGTCTGA